Proteins from one Arthrobacter sp. DNA4 genomic window:
- a CDS encoding hemolysin family protein, with amino-acid sequence MSDWAGILWLGVLLLGNAFFVAAEFAIMSARRSQIEPLADAGSKRAHTTLRAMENVSLMLACAQLGITVCSLLILLVAEPAIHHLLAVPIETVGLPAEVADVAAFAVALMLVTFLHVTFGEMVPKNISVSVADKAALFLAPPLLFISRLVHPVISVLNWSANHILKLMRIEPKDEVTSSFTLEEVQSIVQESTRHGLVDDDAGLITGALEFSEHTAEDIMVPIGNLVMLGASTTPVEFEKAVSRTGFSRFPMLDDDDMLYGYLHVKDVLSIPESAYELPIAESRVRSLANLALGDEIEKAMSVMQRTGSHLARVIGPDGNTRGVLFLEDVIEQLVGEIRDATQATGIRRLGQPNGS; translated from the coding sequence ATGAGTGACTGGGCCGGAATACTGTGGCTGGGTGTCCTCCTGCTGGGCAACGCCTTCTTCGTGGCCGCTGAGTTCGCCATCATGTCCGCGCGCCGCAGCCAGATCGAACCCCTGGCCGACGCCGGCTCAAAGCGCGCCCACACCACCCTTCGTGCCATGGAAAACGTCTCCCTGATGCTGGCATGCGCACAGCTGGGCATCACGGTCTGTTCGCTGTTGATCCTGCTGGTGGCCGAGCCGGCAATCCACCACCTGCTCGCGGTCCCCATCGAAACGGTGGGTCTGCCGGCGGAAGTGGCTGACGTGGCAGCCTTCGCTGTGGCCCTGATGCTGGTGACCTTCCTGCACGTGACATTCGGCGAGATGGTGCCCAAGAACATCTCGGTGTCCGTGGCGGACAAGGCTGCACTGTTCCTGGCCCCGCCGCTGCTGTTCATCTCGCGGCTGGTCCATCCGGTGATTTCAGTCCTCAACTGGTCGGCCAACCACATCCTCAAACTGATGCGGATCGAGCCCAAGGACGAGGTCACGTCCTCCTTCACGCTGGAGGAGGTGCAGTCGATTGTCCAGGAGTCCACCCGCCACGGCTTGGTGGACGATGACGCCGGGCTCATTACGGGTGCGCTCGAGTTCTCGGAGCACACGGCCGAGGACATCATGGTCCCGATCGGAAACCTGGTCATGCTGGGGGCATCCACCACCCCCGTGGAGTTCGAGAAAGCCGTCAGCCGTACTGGTTTCTCCCGGTTCCCCATGCTGGACGACGACGACATGCTCTACGGCTACCTCCATGTAAAAGACGTGCTGTCCATACCGGAGTCCGCCTATGAGCTGCCCATCGCCGAAAGCCGGGTCCGGTCCCTGGCAAACCTGGCGCTGGGCGACGAGATCGAAAAGGCCATGTCCGTCATGCAGCGCACCGGATCCCACCTTGCGCGAGTGATTGGCCCGGACGGCAATACGCGCGGGGTGCTCTTCCTCGAGGACGTCATCGAACAGCTGGTCGGCGAGATCAGGGACGCAACGCAGGCCACCGGAATCCGCAGGCTGGGCCAGCCGAACGGCAGCTGA
- a CDS encoding metal ABC transporter solute-binding protein, Zn/Mn family, with product MRRPAAASSFLAALAGVGLLLSACSPQPSQTADQAQGINVVASTNVYGDIARTIGGDKVKVTAIINSAGQDPHSYEATAQDRLAVSKAQLVIENGGGYDDFIHTLVESSKLDSASVLTAVEVSGLAHPEEAATAAPSTTPDAAGGHDGHDHGGLNEHVWYSLPAMERITDGIADKLAALDPGSAATFSANAESLKSSLTSLHSQLDALKAAGGGGRVAVTEPVPLYLLEDAGLANATPEQYTAAIEEGADVPPAVLKEATDLVGSKAVRLLAYNAQTEGPQTEALKKAAETAGVPVVDFTETLPEGKTYLQWMTDNVNNISKVLETNR from the coding sequence GTGCGCCGTCCAGCCGCTGCCAGCTCCTTCCTTGCCGCCCTCGCAGGAGTCGGCCTCCTGCTCAGTGCCTGCAGCCCCCAGCCGTCCCAAACCGCGGACCAGGCACAGGGGATCAACGTCGTGGCCTCAACGAACGTCTACGGTGACATTGCCCGCACGATCGGCGGGGACAAGGTCAAGGTGACGGCCATCATCAACAGCGCCGGGCAGGATCCGCACTCCTACGAGGCGACCGCCCAGGACCGGCTGGCTGTGTCCAAGGCCCAGCTCGTCATCGAAAACGGTGGCGGCTACGACGACTTCATCCACACCCTGGTGGAGAGCAGCAAGCTCGACAGCGCTTCGGTGCTGACCGCCGTCGAGGTTTCCGGCCTTGCCCATCCGGAAGAAGCTGCCACTGCAGCGCCATCGACAACCCCGGACGCGGCAGGCGGGCACGACGGTCATGACCACGGCGGCCTCAACGAGCACGTCTGGTACAGCCTGCCTGCCATGGAGCGGATAACTGACGGCATAGCGGACAAGCTTGCCGCCCTGGACCCCGGCTCCGCGGCCACGTTTTCCGCCAACGCCGAATCCCTCAAGTCCTCCCTGACGTCCCTGCACAGCCAGTTGGACGCGTTGAAAGCCGCCGGGGGTGGGGGCCGGGTGGCAGTCACGGAGCCAGTGCCGCTGTACCTGCTCGAAGATGCCGGGCTGGCGAACGCGACGCCTGAGCAGTACACCGCCGCAATTGAAGAGGGCGCCGACGTTCCTCCTGCCGTCCTGAAGGAAGCCACGGACCTGGTCGGGTCCAAAGCCGTCCGCCTGCTGGCATACAACGCCCAGACGGAAGGGCCCCAGACTGAAGCGTTGAAGAAGGCGGCTGAAACCGCGGGCGTGCCTGTGGTGGACTTCACCGAGACCCTGCCCGAAGGCAAGACCTACCTGCAGTGGATGACGGACAATGTGAACAACATCAGCAAGGTTTTGGAGACAAACAGGTGA
- a CDS encoding hemolysin family protein codes for MEWLLLAAGLLLIAGTGFFVAVEFSLIALDQATVQRAIDDGDTGAVPLLTCLKSLSTQLSSCQLGITLTTLLTGYVMEPSVGRLLKAPLGAVGLPDVAVESVSLILAMVVATLLSMLLGELVPKNMAIALAFPVGRALAGPQLVFTTIFKPAILVLNGFSNKVLHVFGLEAKEEISGARTQAELASLVRRSAAMGTLDAGTANFIARTLNFSTRTAADVMTPRIRLETIDADQPVSDVVDAARRTGYSRFPVIGDSADDIRGLVHVKKAVAVPWERRQNLEAGAIMTEVLRVPETIHLDALLAELREGNLQLAVVLDEYGGTAGIATLEDLVEEIVGEVADEHDKVRPGLLQSASGDWYFPGLLRPDELSEHIPGLSVPDEAAYETVGGYVMSKLGRIAVVGDTVPVNGGTLSVTRMDGRRIDRICFHPAAEPAAQDANHRSKP; via the coding sequence ATGGAGTGGCTCCTCCTTGCAGCAGGCTTGCTGCTGATCGCCGGCACCGGGTTCTTCGTAGCCGTCGAGTTCTCCCTTATCGCCCTGGACCAGGCAACTGTCCAGCGCGCAATTGACGACGGCGACACGGGCGCGGTGCCCTTGCTTACCTGCCTTAAGTCACTGTCAACCCAGCTGTCCAGCTGCCAGCTCGGCATCACGCTGACCACTTTGCTCACCGGTTATGTCATGGAACCTTCGGTGGGCCGCCTCCTCAAGGCGCCGCTGGGCGCGGTCGGACTTCCCGACGTGGCGGTGGAGTCCGTCTCCCTGATCCTGGCGATGGTGGTGGCGACGCTGCTGTCCATGCTCCTGGGTGAGCTGGTGCCGAAAAACATGGCCATCGCACTGGCGTTTCCCGTGGGCCGCGCCCTGGCGGGGCCGCAACTCGTCTTCACCACCATCTTCAAACCGGCCATCCTGGTCCTCAACGGATTTTCGAACAAGGTCCTGCACGTCTTTGGACTGGAAGCCAAGGAGGAGATTTCGGGTGCCCGGACGCAGGCGGAGCTTGCCTCGCTGGTCCGCAGGTCCGCTGCGATGGGAACCCTTGACGCCGGGACTGCCAACTTCATTGCCCGCACCCTGAACTTCTCCACGAGGACAGCGGCGGACGTGATGACACCGCGCATCAGGCTGGAAACGATCGACGCCGACCAGCCGGTCTCCGACGTCGTGGATGCGGCACGCAGGACCGGCTACTCACGCTTCCCGGTCATCGGGGACTCGGCCGATGACATCCGAGGCCTGGTGCACGTCAAGAAGGCCGTTGCCGTGCCGTGGGAACGCCGGCAGAATCTCGAAGCGGGTGCCATCATGACCGAGGTGCTGCGCGTGCCCGAAACTATCCACCTGGATGCCCTGCTGGCCGAGCTCCGGGAGGGAAACCTGCAGCTGGCCGTCGTGCTGGATGAATACGGTGGAACCGCCGGCATTGCCACCCTGGAAGACCTGGTGGAGGAAATCGTGGGCGAGGTGGCGGACGAGCACGACAAGGTCCGGCCGGGGCTGCTGCAAAGCGCCTCCGGCGACTGGTACTTCCCTGGGCTCCTCCGTCCCGATGAGCTGTCCGAGCACATACCTGGCCTGAGCGTTCCGGACGAAGCAGCCTATGAAACCGTGGGCGGCTATGTCATGAGCAAGCTCGGCAGGATCGCGGTCGTGGGCGACACCGTTCCGGTCAACGGCGGAACACTCAGCGTCACCCGGATGGACGGCCGCAGGATCGACCGTATCTGCTTCCACCCCGCGGCGGAGCCGGCTGCGCAGGACGCCAACCACAGGAGCAAGCCATGA